In the Scylla paramamosain isolate STU-SP2022 chromosome 14, ASM3559412v1, whole genome shotgun sequence genome, one interval contains:
- the LOC135107066 gene encoding ORM1-like protein 2, which produces MLSGGHGEVNPNSSWHSSRGAWLSYLAGVLALHLFLLSIPVISIPTAWTLTNVIHNLANYLFLHQIKGTPWQLLDQGKARRMTAWEQIDYGQQFTTTRKFITIIPIVLFLLTSFYTKYDFNHFAVNFATLLLVLIPKLPQFHMVRLFGINKY; this is translated from the exons atgctgtCGGGCGGGCACGGAGAGGTCAACCCTAACTCCTCATGGCATAGCAGTCGAGGGGCATGGCTTTCCTATCTGGCCGGCGTGCTAGcgctccacctcttccttctctctatcccaGTCATATCTATACCCACCGCTTGGACGCTCACCAATGTCATCCATAATCTG GCAAACTACTTGTTCCTTCACCAGATAAAAGGAACACCCTGGCAGTTGCTAGACCAGGGAAAGGCTCGGCGGATGACAGCTTGGGAACAGATTGACTATGGACAGCAGTTTACAACAACACGCAAGTTTATCACCATAATACCCATCGTTTT GTTCCTCCTCACCAGTTTCTACACAAAGTATGACTTCAATCACTTTGCTGTCAACTTTGCAACACTGCTTCTTGTGCTGATTCCCAAGCTTCCTCAGTTCCATATGGTTCGCTTATTTGGAATCAATAAGTACTGA